The DNA segment CCTATCTTATGATACCAATGCAACCCAAAAAGCAAAAAAAATTGCCCGTTTATCAATTCCGAACATCACAAGTGAAGTACTAAAAAATGAATTAATCGTTCAAAATCACCAAAAGATTGATGCAAATATTTTTCGCAAATTGGAGGCGTTGGAAAGAGAAAAAAATATCCGTGAAACCCATAGTGAAAAAGGTAAACAGAATTTCTTCTCAGTTGCTAAGTTTGTTTATATATATTTTGTGCTCACAATGCTGATTATCCTCGTTTATCTTTTTAAAAGAGAAGTCCTTATAAAATTTGCTCTTTTCCGTTGTATGCTTATTTTCACGGTTCTTTTTGCTATACTATTAATCGTAATTCATGATATGGATAAATTTTCTATCTACTTTTTACCCATTGGCATGCCAATAATATTGTTATCATTCCTGATAGATATAAAAGCAGCAATTATCTACGGTATTGTGAACTTTTTTCTCATAATGGGATTAAACGGTTGGGAATTTGCCCCCTCATTTATTGTAACTTTTTCCGGACTCGCTGCAGTATTGGCTCTGAATTTCCCGAAAAGTCGTAGAGGTTTTTATCAATCATCATTCTATATTTTAGTATCGTTTATTTTATTAAATCTTCTATTTAGCCTGATCAATGGGTGGGAACTGACCAAGATTTTAGACAATTTTAAGTGGGGATTCTTCAGTTCGGTTGTTTCTCTTTTGGGTAGCATGGTCTTGCTGGCACCAATTGAACAAAGATTGCCGGTGGTTACAAACATCCATCTTCTTGAGGTTGGTGATTTTAGCAACAAACTCCTCAAAACTCTCTCGGAAGTAGCATCAGGAACTTACCATCATAGTATTATTGTGGGAAATTTGGCTGAAACTGCTGCAAAAGCTATACAGGCAAACCCAATCCTTGCACGCGTAGGTAGCTATTATCATGATATTGGGAAAACGAAGAATCCGGAATATTTCATCGAAAATATCGGCGATGAAAAAAACATTCACAGTGAACTAAATTCCACTGAAAGTGCTCTCATCATTAAACATCATGTTGAAGATGGAGTTAAATTAGCACATGAATATCATCTTCCGACAAGC comes from the Candidatus Cloacimonadota bacterium genome and includes:
- a CDS encoding HDIG domain-containing protein, whose amino-acid sequence is MKKALPAGRISHAFINIGIATLIIFIADFLVFKKELFFKEPARQIGEIATQTIVAPFDFLLYEDAEILAEKQKKAEKKILPHFYLSLGKSFNVQEKINTFFGLVENSLKQDSPVTNLQKNLLEHDYQLTIEELRILKGQEEKEKIYKDLTYACEKYMSQGIVKQIPPNKKIIICYDEVQKQALTANLLTKQKAIEKFETQNKEIDSQDIYKKLTAKLLDTFLEINLSYDTNATQKAKKIARLSIPNITSEVLKNELIVQNHQKIDANIFRKLEALEREKNIRETHSEKGKQNFFSVAKFVYIYFVLTMLIILVYLFKREVLIKFALFRCMLIFTVLFAILLIVIHDMDKFSIYFLPIGMPIILLSFLIDIKAAIIYGIVNFFLIMGLNGWEFAPSFIVTFSGLAAVLALNFPKSRRGFYQSSFYILVSFILLNLLFSLINGWELTKILDNFKWGFFSSVVSLLGSMVLLAPIEQRLPVVTNIHLLEVGDFSNKLLKTLSEVASGTYHHSIIVGNLAETAAKAIQANPILARVGSYYHDIGKTKNPEYFIENIGDEKNIHSELNSTESALIIKHHVEDGVKLAHEYHLPTSIIDIIQQHHGTATIYYFFKQAQKNGEKINENNFHYDGPKPQTKEAAIVMIADIVESTTKSLEAPSKETINQIVEKAIDNLIKTDQLSECGISLQELKALQKSFEPILVGMYKKRIVYPE